The Sulfurospirillum halorespirans DSM 13726 genome has a window encoding:
- a CDS encoding ABC transporter permease, with amino-acid sequence MFRKNFVEYAILLLFKDRNDHLFSFLIFSFIVFILSSVLFISDSLQYDLIQSINAQPSIVVENTRAGRAYQMHEGHVYDASQITGVSSVEGVVDGYHYFAQKRLWFHIIGDASLAKDEMIIGQGVQKAMAELYYEDEFHFLTEERLIKVKINKIAPKGTNILSNDAIFLNPNTARAVLGMEMDEYSKLYVSVPNPNEVGNVALKIVEIYPSAKATTQEDAMSAVRHLYYYKGGIFMILYVIALVSFFILLKNQISLVYGEKKKEIAILRSLGFCIKDIIALKFIQNTVVSVSAYLLGVALAYVYVFVFNAPYLRNIFLGNELENSISLTPVVDLNLLFLIFLFGVIPFLAFVILPAWKIAISDMSEAVKS; translated from the coding sequence ATGTTCCGTAAAAACTTTGTCGAGTATGCGATTTTACTGCTCTTTAAAGATCGAAATGACCATCTTTTTAGCTTTTTGATCTTCTCGTTTATCGTCTTTATCTTAAGCTCGGTGCTTTTTATCTCGGACTCGTTGCAGTACGATTTGATCCAAAGCATCAACGCTCAGCCTTCCATTGTCGTCGAGAACACAAGGGCAGGGCGCGCGTATCAGATGCACGAGGGGCATGTGTATGACGCTTCTCAAATTACAGGCGTGAGCAGTGTCGAAGGCGTGGTGGATGGTTACCATTATTTCGCGCAAAAGCGTCTGTGGTTTCACATCATCGGCGATGCAAGTTTGGCAAAAGATGAGATGATCATAGGTCAGGGTGTTCAAAAAGCGATGGCAGAGCTTTACTACGAAGATGAGTTTCACTTCCTCACCGAAGAGCGCCTCATTAAAGTTAAAATCAACAAAATCGCCCCTAAGGGAACGAACATCCTCTCCAACGATGCGATCTTTCTCAATCCCAACACGGCACGCGCAGTGCTCGGCATGGAGATGGATGAGTACTCAAAGCTCTATGTGAGCGTTCCAAACCCCAATGAAGTGGGCAATGTTGCGCTTAAAATTGTCGAGATTTACCCCAGTGCCAAAGCAACCACGCAAGAAGATGCTATGAGCGCGGTGCGCCATCTGTACTACTACAAAGGGGGCATTTTCATGATTTTGTACGTGATTGCGCTGGTTTCGTTTTTCATTCTGCTTAAAAACCAGATCAGTTTGGTGTATGGCGAAAAGAAAAAAGAGATCGCAATTTTGCGAAGTCTTGGCTTTTGCATCAAAGACATCATCGCGCTTAAATTCATTCAAAACACGGTGGTTTCCGTGAGTGCGTATCTTTTAGGTGTGGCGTTGGCTTACGTTTATGTGTTTGTCTTCAACGCGCCTTATCTGCGCAATATTTTCTTAGGCAATGAACTTGAAAACAGCATCTCCCTCACCCCTGTGGTAGATCTCAATCTGCTCTTTTTGATCTTCCTCTTTGGCGTCATTCCGTTCTTAGCCTTTGTCATTTTACCCGCATGGAAAATCGCGATCAGCGACATGAGCGAGGCGGTAAAATCATGA